The Gymnogyps californianus isolate 813 chromosome 5, ASM1813914v2, whole genome shotgun sequence DNA segment aactaaATTGCATTGGAATTAACAGAAATTActtgaaatacagatttatacatGTATTCATTTCTATCTTTGTAGACAAAATGACTTCTATAAAAAATCTGGCCAGGACTGCAATCATTTTATATGCCATATGCTTTTTTACAAACTCTGATGGAAGACCAATGATGTAAGTACATTATTATATACTTCCAAAGTTTGGAGGATGACTTTAGCTGTTCTTGAGAACGTGGTTGGTTTGTCTGTCTGTAAGTTTATATGTATGCGAGTCTTTCTGTCCCTGCTTTTGAACCCCTTGGCCAAGCTGGCCAAATTCTATCCTCTAGATACAGCTGTAGAGATCTCAGATATTCTGAGTTcttacatgtttttttaaaataggcaGCTGAGTAGAGGGAGAACAATCATATAAGTGTTCTCTTCGGAATATCATTGGGTAAGCTGCATCTCTTATTAGATGCTTGGGGCGGTCTACACAGGAGAGCATCTTTTTTACTGTGCGAGAACCTAGCTGGAACTCACGCTTAGACACTAACATCAATCAGCACTGAGACACAAATCCACAAGAAATCATGCTTCCTTAGCTCTAGTGTTCACAGAAAACTACCACTGAATAAATGCCACAGTTTTATTAATCAGTTACCTATTCTCATATAAGCCCTAAGATCATCCACAACAgctaaaacaaacaataaatatATAGTCAAACAATATTGTCACAAAACTGGACTACTTCCCATTTTTTATGCCTTCTCACTAATATGTCCATTACCAATAACAAATCACCACCCaccctccttctcttctccagatgTCATTCTATCCCTTACAAATTAGAAAGGTAGGTTCTATGGCTCTGTACTGCAATACCTCACAAAAGTTCCCAAACCTGGGTTTTTGAGTGAAGATCTAGAATTCAAGAAGGGCCACTATGAgtctctttctttgcttttttctcgTGCAGGAAAAGATCAGTGAGTGAGATGCAATTAATGCATAATCTTGGAGAGCATCGACACACCGTGGAGAGACAGGACTGGCTTCAGATGAAACTGCAGGATGTGCACAGTGCCCTCGAGGATGCTAGGACCCAGAGGCCTCGAAACAAGGATGATATTGTCCTGGGTGAGATAAGAAGTCGGAGGCTGCTCCCTGAGCATTTGCGGGCAGCAATGCAGAAGAAATCCATCGATCTGGACAAAGCTTACATGGATGTactctttaaaacaaagccaTAATGAAAAAAGCCAGAGCATTATGTCTGTCCAAGTAAGCACGTGTCTGTATATCATTGATCAAGTAGGgaattttattactatttattcAAACTGCAATAAGGATTAAAGGCTCCATTCAAGATTGTAGCCCCATTGAGTTAGACATTTCAcaatcaaataataaaatgtatttacagtCCACCCATGACCATTGCTGCTAATTTCTGGGTAACTTTTAAATGCCTAATGTATCTTATAAATTTccagtataaaaagaaaaagaaacccgAAACAgtaagaaagctgaaaaatcctttaagACCAGTTCTACTACTCTTACATGGACCGCATTTGTATGTAATCACTAGGCCTACTTGTATTGTTAACCAACAATGAATAAATGCAGTAGAACCTGTCTCCAGAATAGGGCACCATTTTGCCTAGGGTTAAATTTTGTTTAAGTTAGTACTAATGAAAATATGTAAACTTAAatccacatttattttcagaagaaggCCTAAAATCAGATGAACATTAATTACATAGCAAAAGCTTCATGATAATAATTTAGGATTAGAGAGTGCAAACATAAAAAATCAAAGTAGGAAGGCAAAGCTTAAGATTAAAGTACAATGggataaaattaaaacaaattctgtacgaaacagaagaatgaaattttgcaaaatactgaaatgaaggGAAGGTTTGAttaccttcccctcctccaaaAGATGATAACCTATAATTAACTGCAGAAACAGTGGGAGCAGAGATGGTAGCACGTATCTAAGCATGGCCCTAACTATAGAACTGGGAAATGATTCTATACTAGACAATTAcaattgaaacaaaaatcttgcaatatatattttttgtccCTCGTTTTCTCTGTAAACTATCTATCTCTGAATTTCTGTATGTTGTCTTAGGCCTCATGCataagtattttttgtttgtgagaCCAGTGGCtctcataaataaaattactcattttcatATGCAATTTTTTGTAGAATTGGGATCTCAGTTTCCCAAATCCCCAAAATGAGAACCATTAACATGCAGAAATCAACCTGGGAGAGGAACCATTAGCTGTAACACATTCAAACTCTAAGCAGGACTCAAAAAGAATCGGACATAAATAAGGATGGGGAAAAATCAGTTatgataataattttaaaaagcagcaaatacaaaattattttgaatggtATATGCACATATGTGCTTAGGACCCTCAATCATTTCTGACTAATATGAATGTTTTCTCAGTAGGAATAATGGTGGTTGCCTCCAAATTTGGCATTGCCAGAGCTCAAACCTAGATGAATTGCTGCTCTAAGCCAAAGTGTCTGTATGTATGTTCCCATATCACttcttatttgtttgtttgatgtCTAGCATGCCTTGGGGAACTTAGTAAAAAACTCATAAACCATTACAAATATAAATGCAATCTGCTGGAGGCTAGAAAGGTACTTGTAACTAGTAAACTGTAGTTCATAATCTTGGCTATACTTTTAGTAATGTAAAGGCTCTGATGCTGCAAGCAGATGGTATGCCTGTGCACATCGGTGCGCCCCCCCCCACAGGCAGGGGTTCCATGCCACTTGTCTATTTGTAGAATCGAGGCCTTAAAGTGCactttctgtttattcttttatCAGACATCTGTGCcaacttaaagaaataaaattgcatttttgtaCCTATGTCTCACTTATGTATTACTAAATAAAGTGGACCAAAAGCTCTTGgacattattttaaagcataataACTGACTGACCTGTAACTATTCTGATACAATTTAGCATTTGGGGCAAGATTATtaagccattttattttattacagcaatataaatacaaaaataatgatgaaagcaatttttatttttccttttgtctttcctgcACACAAAATCATATTGATGGTTAAGCAAAAGGTGTTTACCTAGCACAAACCTATTTATGTCCCCTTACAATAATGACGCATACGCAGAAACTATATAATCTTCAAGTGCCAAATTCATAAACTGTTACCCTTTGATCTAAACAAAGAATTCTATTATCTGAACAACTTGTTCTTCCTAATCTTCAGCTATCCAGTAGATGAAAGATGcttacacaaatatttaaattttttgtaCACTTCAAAAAACACTTCTTGCTTACAAAGGGCTCCAGGGTCAGAGACAGATGATGCACCACTGAACATTGTTTAGCTAGAAATATGGCCACAGACAAACTATGCTCAGTACTGTCTCATTTATGGCTAAAATGATGTTTGCTTTGCCCACATACAGTATGACTCTTCCGAAGGGCTAAAGACAGCACAGTGGCAGATGAATTAGTGCTAGGTAATGCCCATTagaaaaaagatgtaatttgaattaaattacTTACTAATGGTAATTATctagaaaacagatttgttaCAGCTTTTCCACTGAAACCTCTGATCAGTGTAGCAGCagtcaaaacagcaaaatgttcaGAGTGGGGCAGAGGatgttacaaaaaatattttaataccatGATATATTGCAAAGATTCAACTTCACCTGGACTAACACGTGCAATTTTGGTCATCTCTCTTTCACAGATTAAGGGACTAGAAAGAGGATGGTAAGAAATAATCAGGCCACTGAAACACTTATATATGATAATAAATGGTAACAACAGcagtcagaaaagaaataaataaaaagaggcATGATAAAGATATGATGAATGAACAGTACAGAGAGATAAATGGTATTGCCTACCTATCTTTCTAAGAGAACAAGGAAAGAGAGATGAAGGATTGAGGTTGCACATGGCTAAATACGGAGCTTTTATCTAGTATGAGCCAAAATCTCATCTCCAGTCAACGTCACTGGAGGAGACAGTGGCATGACTCTTGGGTATGGTCGAGTTCTTTTCCCACGCACGCACTGGAACGTGCCTTAAGTCTACGCCAGGTTGTGTATTTGCATGTAAACAATGTAGATACTAAGTGAGCCTGCACTTTACAACAGACTCAGACATGCGACTGCCAGAGCAGACTTCCTATGTCCCCTGTTATAGTGAGATAAAGTTAGAAAAGCATTAGGTCTGCATGCCTTCACATCCACAGGATCAGCCTTCCAAAGATGGGGTGTCTCTAGAAGGCCTCTTTCCTCCCTGAAGAATGTGGTTTCTATGCACATACTTCCTTTCAAGGCAGAAAGCCTTGCTTTATGATCCGACAAGGCCTTTGTGCTAAGACCTGTGTCCTCAAAGACCTATCCTGTGCAGACGGATATCTATTGTACACACCtgttttttataaaattctCAATGCAAAGAAATATAATCATGTCTCTCACTCATGACTTACTGAAACAAGAAGCTCTAATATCAATATCCATCCTCAGGGGAAGTAAAACAGtagcatgtgaaaaaaaaacaaacccatgaAAAATTAACAAAGCCAAAATCACAAGAACCCTAATGAAAACTAGATAAATTGTAAGATCTGTAGGTAAAATCTACTGCTGGTGATTTAACTGCTAGTGATTTGGCTTTCTTAGCTGCTTCTAACTTTGGCTGCTGTAAATACTGCTGTTCAATATTGCTCAGCCCACTGTTAAACAGCATGTATCATCTGACTCCTTGCCTAGTTAGCGCATTCTAACAGCTTTTGTGCGGGCTGCTTGGCTGTCATTGTTCTGCTGCTGGATTTCTAGAACTGTGTGGTTTCTCTCTGTGGTTATTGTTAAAGGATGGAAAAGAGAATTCGTTTAACAGATTCATGTTTTGCTGTATATTGTAGCAAAGCTTCTGTCTTTTATAGGGCATTTCAATACAGCAAAGACACAAATCTTTGCTCTCTTgcccccccctttccctcctctccccaatGAGCATAAGGTGTACAACTTGTCTGTCTAATATTCCCTGCCTGAAGCAGTCAGATCTGCTAATGCATCAGGCAAGTCCAGAGGTGCACACTCACTGAGGCTTTAGATTAATACTTAGGTGTCCCTGAAACAGGAGGATGCTCTGTAAGTTACATAAGAAGCAGACGAGAGGCATTGGCTGTAGAGTTCCAGTCTCTGGAATCTGATAGCAAATTTGTCAGCTTCCTCCACCAGAGATTAAATCAGAACCCCTGCTCAAGGGCGAATATACTCATCAGTAGGGTATAGATTCGTGTTCCCTCTTACCTGCATGTTCTCCCTGGGAGGTCTGATCCAACAGTGGCTTAGAATAGCATTTTATGAGACTCTGAGAAGACCCCATACATGATGGTTGATCTTCACAGTGGGGCTGCCCCAAAATATCCACTGTGCATCCAAACTGGCTTCACACAATGGAGAACAAATAAACATTCAAAAGTTTGGGCACAGATctgctccttctctttctcctccaaacTCTCCACTAATTCCAATTTGCTTCAATATACTTATTGTCTAGAGTTCTACAGTCCTCTCATCTGATATGGAAGTCAAGCTCTGCCTGTATTTAATAATGATGCTATAGAGAATATCTTAGAAAAGAGACAAATGTTGTCTTTAGATCTGAATACAGTTGGGGCTTGGTATGGTTTTATTCTCCCCCTATGAAGAGTGCAAAGGACTTAAGTGTCATCTTAACACCTGTGACACTTCAGTACACTGAAGTTGCCAACAATGTGGGACATGATAGTTCTGCTGGGGTATTATGGAATGAAAGCCACATCCACTAATTATATTCCTAAATAGACTGCAGATCACACAGACTCTATATAACCTATAGGGCTGAACAAACCTAAAAATTATAGTTGTAATTTAAATCAGGAATCAGTTTCAGGATGAAGGTTGAGACAGCAGAGGTGTCATCTCGTCTAGCTAAACTGTATTATATCCTTCTTcggctttttcttctgtgccagGCAGGGATAGATGGATGACGGTGCCAGAGTACCATGGGGCTAGACTAGAGGCCTGGGTGCTGGGTACGTGCTGCCATGTAAAACCGTTAACGGTTGTTCCTCAGAACACCTGTGTGTAAACACTGACAGGGCTccagcagaaaggcagctgcCCAGTTATCATCCCCTCAGTGTAGCTCTATAGGGGAAAGTTTGGCTCATCTGCCTCCTCTTTCCCAATTACCTTTCCGCGGCGGCAGTCGGGAGGCGAGGAGCAGCTCTTCCCGCCGGCGGGCGGCGCTCGCTCTCCAGCACTGCCTCTCAGGCCCTCAGACCGGCCGCCTCCACCCCCGGCGGAGGCTCCGCCTGTTTGGCCGCACACCTGCGGCGGCGCCCGGCGGGACCGCCATCTGGCT contains these protein-coding regions:
- the PTH gene encoding parathyroid hormone yields the protein MTSIKNLARTAIILYAICFFTNSDGRPMMKRSVSEMQLMHNLGEHRHTVERQDWLQMKLQDVHSALEDARTQRPRNKDDIVLGEIRSRRLLPEHLRAAMQKKSIDLDKAYMDVLFKTKP